The sequence CAGGTCGCTCGGGGACGCGGCGCCCACCTCCACGGCCCGGCGGTGCAGTTCTCGCACGGCCCTCTCGCCCTCCTCGCCCACGTCGAGGCTCAGGGCATTGACGTAGAGGTCGATGTGGGCCTGCATCACCTCGTCGGACAGCTCGGCAGCGTGCTGCCGCACATAGTCGCGCGACGCTTCCGGGTGGGCGTAGGCGTACTCCAGGCTGCGCCGCACCGCGTCCCCGAGGTCACGCTGCACCTCGGCGGGCAGGTCGCGCCGCACGAGAATCGCTCCGAGCGGCAGCGGCAGCCCCGTCTCCCCTTCCCACCACGCGCCGAGGTCAAGCAGTTTGACGAGGCCGTAGTCGGGATAGGTAAAGCGCGACTCGTGGATGATCAGCCCCGCGTCGATGGGTTCGCCCCGGTACTCGCCGCGCTGAACAGCGGGCATCACCTCGTCGTAGCGCATATGGACCACTTCACTGCCCGGATGCGAGAGCCGCAGCAGCAGCTCCGCCGTCGTGAGGGCCCCCGGCGAGGCCACGCGGGCGCCGCGCAGGTCACGGGCCTCCCGTGCCACCACCAGCGGCCCCACCCCGCGCCCGAGGGCTCCCCCCGAGCGCAGCGCCACGTAGTGCTCCAGCACCTCGAAGTACGCGCGGTAGCTGATCTTGGTCATCGGCAGCCGCCCGGCGAGCGCCCACTCGTTGAGGGTCTGTACGTCTTCGAGCACCTCGCGCACCGGCCATGGTCCCCGCACGAGCCCGGCGTGCAGCGCGTGAAAGATGAAGGTGTCGTTGGGGCACAGCGAGTAGCCGAGGTCGAGCACTGGAGGCAGGGAGAGAGGAGCCGTCATACGCCCAGGGTAGGACGCCGGGAGCGGCAGCAGCGGGCGGCACTTCACCCTCGCGCGCTGTGAGGGTTCCGTGGGAGAGTCACGGATAGGCTGGGGAGCGTTAAGCTCGTCCGCATCCTCACTCAGGAGACCGCCTGTGCCCCCACTGCCTCCACACACGTCCAAGCCTGCCCTCGCCCTCGGCGCCCTGCTGCTGACCGCCCTGCTGGGGGCCTGCGGAGGGGGGCAAACTCCGGCTCCTCCCACCACCCCGTCCACGCCTGTCGTCGCGCCTGACCTGGCGCCCTCCAATCCGGTCACGCCGGCGCCCGCCCCCTCACCCGAGCCAGCCCCTGCGCCCGCGCCTCAGCCGAATCCCGCACCGATCCCGGCCCCCGCCCCCGAACTTGGCCTCGTTCTCGCGCCGTCCGCGCTCACGCTGGCGAGCGGGAGCAGCGCTCAGGTGCCGCTGACGCTCACCCGCAACGCTGCGCTGACCGGAGAAATTGCGCTCAGTGCCAGCGTTTCACCGAGCACCGGCCTGGGCGCGCAGGTCGGTGACGGGCAACTGCGGCTCGACGCCCGGACGGCGGCGCCCGGCAGCTACGAGGTGGTCGTGCGCGCGGTCGGCGGGGGGCTCAGCCGCCAAGCCACCCTGACGGTGAGGGTCACGCCGCCCCCGGCCCAGGTGAGCGGCGTGACCCTGCGCGCGTCGGCGACGACCCTGGCGGCGGGAGAGTTGACCGACCTCTTCGCTCAGGTGAGCGGCAGCGGCGAGTACAACTCTGCCGTGACCTGGCAGCTCAGCCCGGCGGACGGCGCCACCCTGACGCCCGGCCCCGGCGGCGCGGCCCGGCTGACGGTGAGCGCCCAGGCCCCCGCCGGCTCCCTCACGGTGACGGCGACGAGCGTGCAGGACCCGTCGCGCTCGGCCCAGCTCGTCCTCACCGTGCGGCCGGCCCCGGCCCCGGTTCCAGCACCGACGCCCACACCCGTGCCCACCCCGACGCCCGCGCCGGGCGGCTACCCCTGGTACACCGACAGCGCGCGGGCCGCGGGCCCCGAGGAACTCGAGGTGCTGCGCCTGACCAACGAGGTGCGGGCCAGAGGCGCAACCTGCGGCAGCGCCGCCTATCCCCCGGCGCCGGCCCTCACGTGGAACGATCGCCTCGCGCATGCCGCGCGCAACCACTCGCTCGACCTGGGTCGGCGCGCTTACTTCGACCACATCTCGCCCGAAGGGGTGGGGTTCAGCGAGCGGATCACACGGGCCGGCTATGTCTGGCGCACGGCCGGGGAGAACATCGCCGCAGGCTACGCGACGGCGCAGACGGTCGTCGAGAACTGGGTCAGGAGCCCCGGCCACTGCGCCAACCTGATGAACCCTGCCTTCACCGAACTCGGGGTCGGCGCCGCGCAGGTTGCGGGCAGCCCCTACAGAACCTACTGGACCCAGAACTTCGGCGCCCCCAGGTGACGGATCGGGGAGAGGGCAGGCCCTTTCCCGCCCCCACCCCTGCGGCCCGACGCGCGTTGGGGGCGGGCCGCCCTACCGCACGTCCTTCAACACTTCCCGCGCGGCCTCGGCGTCGCGCCCGAGCTGCTCGCGCAGGGCCTCCAAGCCGCTGAATTTCTGCTCGCCGCGCAGCCGGGCGAAAAACTTGACCTGCAACTCCTCGCCGTAGAGGTCGCCCGCGAAGTCGAAGAGGTGGACCTCGAAGCGCCGCTCCCGACCGTCGACGGTGGGCCGGAAGCCGACGTTCGCCATACCGCGCCAGCGCTGGCCCCT is a genomic window of Deinococcus reticulitermitis containing:
- a CDS encoding 1,4-dihydroxy-6-naphthoate synthase, whose protein sequence is MTAPLSLPPVLDLGYSLCPNDTFIFHALHAGLVRGPWPVREVLEDVQTLNEWALAGRLPMTKISYRAYFEVLEHYVALRSGGALGRGVGPLVVAREARDLRGARVASPGALTTAELLLRLSHPGSEVVHMRYDEVMPAVQRGEYRGEPIDAGLIIHESRFTYPDYGLVKLLDLGAWWEGETGLPLPLGAILVRRDLPAEVQRDLGDAVRRSLEYAYAHPEASRDYVRQHAAELSDEVMQAHIDLYVNALSLDVGEEGERAVRELHRRAVEVGAASPSDLPLFVEG
- a CDS encoding CAP domain-containing protein → MPPLPPHTSKPALALGALLLTALLGACGGGQTPAPPTTPSTPVVAPDLAPSNPVTPAPAPSPEPAPAPAPQPNPAPIPAPAPELGLVLAPSALTLASGSSAQVPLTLTRNAALTGEIALSASVSPSTGLGAQVGDGQLRLDARTAAPGSYEVVVRAVGGGLSRQATLTVRVTPPPAQVSGVTLRASATTLAAGELTDLFAQVSGSGEYNSAVTWQLSPADGATLTPGPGGAARLTVSAQAPAGSLTVTATSVQDPSRSAQLVLTVRPAPAPVPAPTPTPVPTPTPAPGGYPWYTDSARAAGPEELEVLRLTNEVRARGATCGSAAYPPAPALTWNDRLAHAARNHSLDLGRRAYFDHISPEGVGFSERITRAGYVWRTAGENIAAGYATAQTVVENWVRSPGHCANLMNPAFTELGVGAAQVAGSPYRTYWTQNFGAPR